One Mangrovimonas cancribranchiae DNA segment encodes these proteins:
- a CDS encoding MFS transporter, whose product MDKFKKGSKKLLNAWAFYDWANSVYTLTIASTIFPIFYGTLNFIDGNKVQAFGFEVKNTALISFVTAFTFLVVAFISPILSGVADYLGNKKAFMKFFCYLGGVGCIGLNWFSLDYIHLSLLFYFFGLIGYWGSLVFYNSYLPDIAFSEQQDRVSAKGFSMGYIGSVLLLLINLAMVMYPEQFGITGTAEETAVKAMRYSFITVGLWWVLFSQYTFYILPKGVSTGRKVTKHVLMNGFKELNTVWQALKQNIILKRYLYAFFVYSMAVQTIMLVATYFGEQEIEWGTDQEKTMGLIISILVIQVVAILGAVLTSRVSEKIGNIKTLIAVNFIWMAMCFAAYFVTKPIEFYITASFVGLVMGGIQSLSRSTYSKFLPETKDTTSYFSFFDVSEKVGIVIGMVIYGTIDQVTGSMRNAIVFLFIFFLLGIILLFRVLKTQKKVVD is encoded by the coding sequence ATGGATAAATTTAAAAAAGGAAGTAAAAAACTTCTTAACGCATGGGCGTTTTACGATTGGGCAAATTCGGTTTACACACTTACCATAGCATCAACCATATTCCCAATATTCTACGGGACTTTAAACTTTATTGATGGTAATAAAGTGCAAGCCTTTGGGTTTGAGGTTAAAAATACGGCGCTAATTTCGTTTGTTACAGCTTTTACATTTTTAGTAGTCGCATTTATTTCTCCAATATTATCGGGGGTTGCCGATTACCTTGGTAATAAAAAAGCCTTCATGAAGTTTTTCTGTTATTTAGGTGGAGTTGGCTGCATAGGTTTAAATTGGTTTAGTCTAGATTATATACATTTAAGTTTACTGTTTTACTTTTTTGGCTTAATAGGTTACTGGGGAAGTTTGGTGTTTTACAACTCTTATTTGCCAGATATTGCTTTTTCAGAACAACAAGATCGTGTGAGCGCCAAAGGGTTTTCAATGGGATATATAGGAAGTGTATTATTGCTTCTAATTAATTTAGCAATGGTTATGTATCCTGAACAGTTTGGTATAACAGGAACAGCAGAAGAAACTGCCGTAAAAGCTATGCGGTATTCGTTTATAACTGTTGGTTTGTGGTGGGTATTATTTAGTCAGTATACATTCTACATTTTACCCAAAGGGGTTTCCACAGGAAGAAAAGTTACAAAACATGTATTAATGAATGGTTTTAAAGAGCTTAATACAGTTTGGCAAGCTTTAAAACAAAATATTATTCTAAAGCGTTATTTGTATGCCTTTTTTGTGTACAGTATGGCTGTACAAACAATCATGTTGGTGGCAACCTATTTTGGTGAGCAGGAAATAGAATGGGGTACAGACCAGGAAAAAACCATGGGGCTTATTATAAGTATTTTAGTTATACAAGTAGTCGCTATTTTAGGCGCGGTTTTAACATCGCGAGTATCAGAAAAAATAGGGAATATAAAAACGTTAATCGCCGTTAACTTTATTTGGATGGCTATGTGTTTTGCCGCATATTTTGTTACAAAACCTATAGAGTTTTATATAACAGCATCGTTTGTAGGTTTAGTTATGGGAGGTATTCAATCCTTATCACGATCTACTTACTCTAAGTTTTTGCCTGAAACAAAAGACACAACGTCGTATTTTAGTTTTTTCGATGTATCTGAAAAAGTTGGTATTGTAATAGGTATGGTTATTTATGGAACCATTGATCAAGTTACAGGAAGTATGCGTAATGCTATTGTGTTTTTATTTATCTTTTTCTTGCTAGGTATTATATTGTTATTTCGTGTATTAAAAACGCAAAAAAAAGTGGTTGATTAA
- a CDS encoding M48 family metallopeptidase produces MKLKSKIAVVVATGLFLSCATNPFTGKQTMALPGTENSALFPASFQQYNQVLAESDVETGTARAEMIKRVGQRIAVAAERWLNANGHQGYLSDYEWEYNLIDDKTVNAWCMPGGKIVFYTGILPIAESETGVAAIMGHEVAHALANHGQQRMSAGMLQQVGAIGLNVALQDDENLELYNQAYGIGTQVGGMLPFSRAHETEADKIGLYLMAIAGYNPDEAANLWVRMKAASGGEAPPEMLSTHPSNDSRIDNLKALAPQAKAEAKKFGINTFRPISKF; encoded by the coding sequence ATGAAATTAAAAAGTAAAATAGCTGTAGTAGTGGCTACAGGACTATTTTTGTCTTGCGCCACAAATCCATTTACAGGAAAACAAACTATGGCATTGCCAGGTACAGAAAATAGTGCCTTATTTCCAGCGTCTTTTCAGCAATATAACCAAGTACTAGCAGAAAGCGATGTAGAAACAGGAACAGCTAGAGCTGAAATGATTAAACGTGTGGGACAGCGAATTGCTGTAGCTGCCGAACGTTGGTTAAATGCTAATGGGCATCAAGGGTATTTAAGCGATTACGAATGGGAGTACAACTTAATTGATGATAAAACTGTAAATGCTTGGTGTATGCCAGGAGGAAAAATTGTCTTCTATACAGGCATTTTGCCTATTGCCGAAAGCGAAACAGGTGTTGCTGCTATTATGGGGCACGAAGTTGCCCACGCATTAGCAAATCACGGTCAACAACGTATGAGTGCAGGCATGTTACAGCAAGTAGGTGCTATAGGACTTAATGTAGCTTTACAGGATGATGAAAATTTAGAACTTTACAACCAAGCTTATGGTATAGGAACTCAGGTAGGTGGTATGTTGCCTTTTAGTAGAGCGCATGAAACAGAAGCTGATAAAATAGGCTTGTATTTAATGGCTATAGCCGGATATAATCCAGATGAAGCTGCAAACCTATGGGTACGCATGAAAGCTGCTAGTGGAGGAGAAGCGCCACCAGAAATGTTAAGTACACACCCGTCTAACGATTCAAGAATAGATAATTTAAAAGCATTAGCACCACAAGCAAAAGCGGAAGCAAAAAAGTTTGGAATAAATACATTTAGACCAATTTCAAAGTTTTAA
- the msrB gene encoding peptide-methionine (R)-S-oxide reductase MsrB translates to MNSNKKTTYNVNKTDDEWRNILTDEEYRVLREKGTERPHTGKYNLHFEKGNYNCAACGQTLFDSNTKFDAHCGWPSFDDAIEGTITYVEDRSLGMVRTEILCSNCGSHLGHVFKDGPTKTGLRYCVNSVSLDFETKNEQNQED, encoded by the coding sequence ATGAATTCAAATAAAAAAACAACATACAACGTCAATAAAACAGATGACGAGTGGCGTAACATTTTAACCGATGAAGAATACCGCGTTTTAAGAGAGAAAGGCACCGAGCGCCCGCATACTGGAAAATACAACCTGCATTTTGAAAAAGGAAACTACAATTGTGCTGCTTGTGGACAAACCTTGTTTGATAGTAATACTAAGTTTGATGCGCATTGTGGATGGCCTAGTTTTGACGATGCTATTGAAGGCACCATAACCTATGTAGAAGATCGCTCTTTAGGTATGGTTAGAACCGAAATTTTATGTAGCAATTGTGGAAGCCACTTAGGCCATGTTTTTAAAGATGGCCCAACAAAGACTGGGTTGCGATATTGTGTTAATTCGGTAAGTTTAGATTTTGAAACTAAAAACGAGCAAAACCAAGAAGATTAA
- a CDS encoding NAD(P)/FAD-dependent oxidoreductase: MNIPRLSCPRIVIIGGGFAGVSLAKQLSKQEAQVVLLDKHNYHTFQPLLYQVSTGGLEPDSIAYPLRKILKNFPNILFRLANVEEINTDTNTVITNIGDIKYDYLVLATGSKTNFFGNTEIEQNAMAMKTIPQSLNLRSLILENFEDALLTSDLKERDKLMNFVIVGAGPTGVELAGALAEIKKGILPKDYPDLDTRRVQINLVQSGDRVLKQMSEKASKKAEDFLEELGVNIWKNLRVNSYDGNVVRTNTDVVFETATMIWAAGVKGTNIKGLDADKFTTRGNRVVVDEFNNVKGLENVFAVGDIASMETKNYPNGFPMMAQPAIQQGEQLGGNLVRLLEGKTMVPFKYKDKGAMGTVGRNKAVVDLERWKFQGSFAWFVWMFVHLYFLIGFRNRAVVFINWVYNYIRFDREARLIIRPFKYKNRTR; encoded by the coding sequence ATGAATATACCTCGTTTAAGCTGTCCGCGTATTGTTATTATTGGTGGCGGATTTGCAGGTGTTTCGTTAGCGAAACAATTGTCTAAGCAAGAAGCGCAAGTTGTATTGTTAGATAAGCATAACTATCATACATTTCAGCCCTTATTATACCAAGTGTCAACTGGAGGTTTAGAGCCCGATTCCATTGCGTATCCGTTGCGAAAAATTCTTAAAAACTTTCCAAATATATTATTTAGGTTAGCTAATGTAGAAGAAATTAATACAGATACTAATACTGTAATAACTAATATAGGGGATATTAAATACGATTATTTAGTATTAGCAACAGGATCTAAAACCAATTTCTTTGGAAATACCGAGATTGAACAAAACGCTATGGCTATGAAAACCATACCACAGTCGTTAAACTTACGTAGCTTAATTTTAGAGAATTTTGAAGATGCTTTGTTGACTTCCGACTTAAAAGAGCGCGACAAGCTCATGAACTTTGTTATTGTTGGCGCAGGACCAACAGGTGTTGAACTAGCAGGAGCTCTAGCCGAAATAAAAAAAGGTATTTTACCTAAGGATTATCCAGATTTGGATACCAGACGTGTGCAAATAAATTTAGTACAATCAGGCGACCGCGTATTAAAACAAATGAGTGAAAAAGCCTCTAAAAAAGCGGAAGATTTTTTAGAAGAATTAGGGGTGAATATATGGAAAAACCTACGAGTAAATTCTTATGATGGAAATGTAGTAAGAACAAACACCGACGTGGTTTTTGAAACCGCTACCATGATTTGGGCTGCAGGTGTTAAAGGCACTAACATAAAAGGGTTAGATGCCGACAAGTTTACCACAAGAGGGAATAGAGTAGTTGTAGATGAATTTAATAACGTTAAAGGCTTAGAAAATGTTTTTGCAGTAGGCGATATTGCTAGCATGGAAACTAAAAATTACCCCAACGGATTTCCTATGATGGCACAACCAGCTATACAGCAAGGCGAGCAACTAGGGGGAAATCTGGTGCGATTATTAGAGGGCAAAACAATGGTTCCTTTTAAATATAAAGATAAAGGCGCTATGGGAACAGTAGGGAGAAATAAAGCTGTTGTAGATTTAGAACGTTGGAAATTTCAAGGAAGTTTTGCTTGGTTTGTATGGATGTTTGTGCACTTATACTTTTTAATAGGCTTTAGAAATAGAGCTGTAGTTTTTATAAACTGGGTATACAACTATATTAGGTTTGACCGTGAAGCACGATTAATTATTCGTCCGTTTAAGTATAAAAACAGAACCCGTTAA
- the lpdA gene encoding dihydrolipoyl dehydrogenase has protein sequence MSKYDIIVLGSGPGGYVTAIRASQLGFKTAIVEKESLGGVCLNWGCIPTKALLKSAQVFEYLKHAEDYGLSVKDADKDFDAVVKRSRGVAEGMSKGVQFLMKKNKIDVIEGFGKLKPGKKVEVDGKDYSADHIIIATGARSRELPSLPQDGEKVIGYREAMTLKKQPKKMIVVGSGAIGVEFAYFYNSMGTDVTIVEYLPNVVPVEDEDVSKQLERSFKKNGIKIMTSAEVTNVDTSGNGVKATVKTKKGEEVLEADVVLSAVGIKTNIENIGLEDVGIVVDRDKILVNDYYQTNIPGYYAIGDVTPGQALAHVASAEGILCVEKIANMHVEALDYGNIPGCTYCSPEIASVGLTEKAAKEEGYDIKVGKFPFSASGKASAGGNKDGFVKVIFDAKYGEWLGCHMIGAGVTDMIAEAVLGRKLETTGHEVLKAVHPHPTMSEAVMEAVADAYDEVIHL, from the coding sequence ATGAGTAAATACGATATTATTGTTCTAGGAAGTGGTCCAGGAGGCTACGTAACTGCTATTAGAGCATCTCAATTAGGTTTTAAAACGGCTATTGTAGAAAAAGAAAGCCTTGGTGGTGTTTGTTTAAATTGGGGATGTATTCCAACAAAAGCCTTGTTGAAATCTGCTCAAGTTTTTGAATATTTAAAACATGCCGAAGATTATGGCCTTTCTGTAAAAGACGCCGATAAAGACTTTGATGCTGTAGTAAAACGTAGTCGTGGTGTTGCCGAAGGCATGAGCAAAGGTGTGCAATTCCTTATGAAAAAGAACAAAATAGACGTTATTGAAGGCTTTGGAAAACTTAAACCTGGTAAAAAGGTAGAAGTTGATGGTAAAGACTACAGTGCAGACCATATTATTATTGCAACAGGAGCGCGTTCTCGTGAATTACCAAGCTTACCACAAGATGGTGAAAAGGTAATTGGTTACCGCGAAGCCATGACACTAAAAAAGCAACCTAAGAAAATGATTGTAGTTGGTTCTGGTGCTATTGGTGTAGAGTTTGCTTATTTTTATAACTCTATGGGAACCGATGTAACTATTGTTGAGTATTTACCAAATGTTGTTCCTGTTGAAGATGAAGACGTTTCAAAACAATTAGAACGAAGCTTTAAGAAAAACGGTATTAAAATTATGACTTCTGCCGAAGTTACTAACGTAGATACCTCTGGAAATGGTGTAAAAGCAACCGTAAAGACTAAAAAAGGCGAAGAAGTTCTTGAAGCTGATGTGGTTCTTTCTGCTGTTGGTATTAAAACCAATATTGAAAACATAGGATTAGAAGATGTAGGTATTGTAGTTGATCGTGACAAAATTTTAGTAAATGATTATTACCAAACCAACATTCCTGGTTATTACGCCATTGGCGATGTTACTCCAGGACAAGCTTTAGCTCACGTCGCTTCTGCCGAAGGTATTCTTTGTGTTGAAAAAATTGCCAATATGCATGTAGAAGCTTTAGACTATGGTAACATTCCAGGTTGTACGTACTGCTCTCCAGAAATTGCTTCGGTTGGATTAACTGAAAAAGCAGCCAAAGAAGAAGGTTACGATATTAAAGTTGGGAAATTCCCATTCTCAGCATCAGGTAAAGCTAGTGCTGGCGGAAACAAAGATGGTTTTGTAAAAGTTATTTTCGATGCTAAATATGGCGAATGGTTAGGATGCCACATGATTGGAGCTGGTGTTACCGATATGATTGCCGAAGCTGTTTTAGGTAGAAAATTAGAAACTACAGGACACGAAGTGTTAAAAGCTGTGCATCCGCACCCAACAATGAGTGAAGCCGTTATGGAAGCTGTTGCCGATGCTTACGATGAAGTTATTCATTTATAA
- the aroQ gene encoding type II 3-dehydroquinate dehydratase, giving the protein MKKIIIINGPNLNLLGKREPNIYGSLTFNEFFEQIQSKYSEITLEHYQSNVEGELINKLHKAGFGAYDGIILNAAAYTHTSVGIGDAVAAIETPVVEVHISNTFDREEFRHKSYVSPNAKGVIVGFGLQSYELAIQSF; this is encoded by the coding sequence ATGAAGAAAATCATTATTATAAACGGACCCAATTTAAACTTATTAGGGAAACGCGAACCTAATATTTATGGCAGTTTAACGTTTAATGAGTTTTTTGAACAAATACAAAGTAAGTATTCAGAAATCACTTTAGAGCATTATCAATCAAATGTAGAAGGCGAATTGATTAATAAGCTACACAAAGCTGGTTTTGGAGCTTACGATGGCATTATTTTAAATGCAGCGGCTTACACACATACATCGGTTGGTATTGGCGATGCCGTAGCGGCTATAGAAACACCTGTGGTAGAAGTACATATTTCCAATACGTTTGATAGGGAAGAGTTTAGGCATAAATCGTATGTATCGCCTAATGCAAAAGGTGTTATTGTAGGGTTTGGGCTGCAAAGCTACGAATTGGCTATTCAGAGTTTTTAG
- a CDS encoding outer membrane beta-barrel protein: MKKVFLSVIAVLALTFGMNAQEGFSAGAFIGVPVSGSDYATFSIGADVTYLFEINEKFSVGPTTGFSHSFGDDRIYYDNNGAYNVDDPFQYVPIAGAGRFNINEMFTVGLDLGYAVGINDDNDGGFYYRPMFGYNINDMIQLNASYRGISLGDANRVYYGNYYYDYGYTGSFGIFSVGATFSF; the protein is encoded by the coding sequence ATGAAAAAAGTGTTTTTATCGGTTATCGCTGTTTTAGCTTTAACTTTTGGAATGAATGCCCAAGAAGGTTTCAGTGCTGGAGCTTTTATTGGAGTTCCTGTTTCAGGAAGCGATTATGCAACGTTTTCTATAGGTGCTGATGTTACCTATTTGTTTGAAATTAATGAAAAGTTTAGTGTAGGGCCTACAACTGGTTTTTCTCATTCTTTTGGTGATGATAGAATATATTATGATAATAATGGCGCTTATAACGTAGATGATCCCTTCCAATATGTTCCTATTGCTGGTGCTGGTCGATTTAATATAAACGAAATGTTTACTGTTGGCTTAGATTTAGGGTATGCCGTAGGTATTAACGATGATAATGATGGTGGGTTTTACTACCGCCCAATGTTTGGGTATAACATAAACGATATGATTCAATTAAATGCGTCTTATAGAGGAATAAGCTTAGGTGACGCAAATAGAGTGTATTATGGAAATTACTATTATGATTATGGATATACAGGGTCTTTTGGTATTTTTAGTGTAGGAGCAACATTTAGCTTCTAA
- a CDS encoding porin family protein, giving the protein MKKLILSAAIAVFGFTGVMAQEFSFGPKAGVNFATLNGDVENAEMQVGFHIGGAAEYKFNEKMGVQAELLFSTQGAKDEYSESETNGGITYSLKEESKVKLNYVNIPVMFKYYIVNGFNVSAGPQVGILASAKEEYDYEESVSGGGMNQTESGSAERDIDDNLKSIDFGLNFGVGYKMDMGLTFDARYNLGLMNINDAPNSDDYKISNGVIQVSVGFMF; this is encoded by the coding sequence ATGAAAAAATTAATTTTATCTGCTGCAATTGCAGTATTTGGATTTACTGGTGTTATGGCACAAGAATTTAGCTTTGGACCAAAAGCTGGTGTTAACTTTGCAACCTTAAATGGAGATGTAGAAAATGCAGAAATGCAAGTAGGTTTCCATATTGGTGGTGCTGCAGAATACAAGTTCAACGAAAAAATGGGTGTTCAAGCAGAATTATTATTTTCCACTCAAGGAGCAAAGGACGAGTATTCAGAGTCAGAGACAAATGGAGGTATAACATATTCACTAAAAGAAGAATCTAAAGTTAAATTAAACTATGTTAACATTCCTGTAATGTTTAAATACTACATAGTTAATGGATTCAATGTGTCTGCTGGACCGCAAGTAGGTATTTTAGCTTCTGCAAAAGAAGAATATGATTATGAAGAATCAGTTTCTGGAGGTGGAATGAATCAAACAGAGTCAGGATCTGCTGAAAGAGATATCGATGATAATTTAAAGTCAATTGATTTTGGACTTAACTTTGGTGTTGGTTACAAAATGGATATGGGACTTACTTTCGATGCTCGTTATAACCTAGGTTTAATGAATATTAATGATGCACCTAATTCAGATGATTACAAAATTTCTAATGGAGTAATCCAAGTTTCTGTAGGATTTATGTTCTAA
- the xerD gene encoding site-specific tyrosine recombinase XerD, with product MTWNQAIKDYKLYLKIERGLSNNSIVNYGLDVEKLVNYLDNNNITISPIQIETETIQGFIYQSAKSVNARSQSRLISGLRGFFNYLIFEDYRTTNPLELIESPKIGRKLPNTLSEDEINQLITAIDLSKPEGERNRAMLETLYSCGLRVSELTGLKLSDLFFDEGFIKVTGKGDKQRFVPIVPATQKYITIYSKEVRSHQKIQPGFEDTLFLNRRGKQLTRAMIFTIIKQLAEKIGLKKSISPHTFRHSFATHLLENGADLRAIQQMLGHESITTTEIYMHIEKGHLQDIVETFHPRK from the coding sequence ATGACGTGGAACCAAGCCATAAAAGACTATAAACTATATTTAAAAATAGAACGTGGGTTATCTAATAATTCTATCGTTAATTATGGTTTGGATGTTGAAAAGCTAGTCAACTATCTAGACAACAACAATATAACGATATCGCCTATACAAATAGAAACAGAAACCATTCAAGGTTTTATTTATCAATCGGCCAAATCGGTTAATGCAAGATCGCAATCGCGATTAATTTCTGGATTACGGGGCTTTTTTAATTATTTAATATTTGAAGATTACAGAACAACCAACCCGCTTGAACTTATCGAATCACCTAAAATTGGTAGAAAACTACCCAATACGCTCTCTGAAGACGAAATTAACCAATTAATTACTGCTATAGATTTAAGCAAACCCGAAGGCGAACGCAACCGCGCCATGTTAGAAACCTTATATAGTTGTGGCCTACGTGTAAGCGAATTAACTGGTTTAAAGCTATCGGATTTATTTTTTGATGAAGGCTTTATAAAAGTTACTGGAAAAGGCGACAAACAACGTTTTGTACCTATTGTTCCCGCTACGCAAAAATATATTACAATATATAGTAAAGAGGTTAGATCTCATCAAAAAATACAACCTGGCTTTGAAGATACCTTATTTTTAAATCGTCGGGGCAAACAACTTACACGGGCCATGATTTTTACCATTATAAAACAATTAGCAGAAAAAATAGGACTTAAAAAAAGTATTTCTCCACATACCTTTAGACATTCGTTTGCCACACATTTACTGGAAAATGGTGCCGATTTACGAGCTATACAACAAATGTTGGGTCATGAAAGTATTACCACTACCGAAATTTATATGCATATAGAAAAGGGCCATTTACAGGATATTGTAGAAACGTTTCACCCAAGAAAATAG
- the rny gene encoding ribonuclease Y, whose amino-acid sequence MDNPIILLVGGALLGLIVGFIIAKAIEKKNASKLVNEAEKSAASILKEAKSEGESIKKDKILQAKEKFIELKSEHEKVIMSRDKKMADAEKRTRDKESQVSSELSKNKKLNQSLEDKIKDYNHRLEILDKKQEEIDRLHKSQVQQLEVISSLSADEAKAQLIESLKGEAKNDAMAYIQSTLEDAKLTAQQEAKKVIINTIQRVGTEEAIDNCVSVFNIESDDVKGRIIGREGRNIRAIEAATGVEIIVDDTPEAIILSCFDSVRREIARLSLHKLVTDGRIHPARIEEVVKKTKKQIEQEIIEVGKRTIIDLGIHNLHPELVKTVGRMKYRSSYGQNLLQHSREVAKLCGVMAAELGLNPKLAKRAGLLHDIGKVPDAETDMETPHAILGMQWAEKYGEKADVCNAIGAHHDEIEMKSLLAPIVQVCDAISGARPGARRQVLDSYIQRLKDLEDIAFGFNGVKKAYAIQAGRELRVIVESDKVDDQKASELSFNISQKIQTDMTYPGQVKITVIRETRAINIAK is encoded by the coding sequence ATGGATAACCCAATTATATTACTTGTAGGAGGTGCTTTGCTAGGCTTAATCGTAGGATTTATAATAGCTAAAGCCATTGAAAAGAAAAATGCTTCAAAACTTGTAAATGAAGCCGAAAAATCTGCGGCTAGCATTTTAAAAGAAGCTAAAAGTGAAGGCGAGTCGATAAAAAAAGACAAAATACTTCAGGCCAAAGAAAAGTTTATAGAACTAAAATCCGAACATGAAAAAGTCATCATGTCTCGCGATAAAAAAATGGCCGATGCCGAAAAACGTACTAGAGATAAAGAATCTCAAGTGTCTAGTGAGCTTTCAAAAAACAAAAAACTTAATCAAAGTCTTGAAGATAAAATAAAGGACTATAATCACAGATTAGAAATCCTTGATAAAAAACAAGAAGAAATAGATAGGTTACATAAAAGCCAGGTACAACAATTAGAAGTTATTTCTAGTTTATCTGCAGATGAAGCCAAAGCACAATTAATAGAATCGCTTAAGGGTGAGGCTAAAAACGATGCTATGGCATACATTCAATCTACTTTAGAAGATGCTAAACTTACAGCACAACAAGAAGCCAAAAAAGTTATCATCAACACAATTCAACGTGTAGGAACAGAAGAAGCTATCGATAATTGCGTATCTGTATTTAATATCGAATCGGACGACGTAAAAGGACGTATTATTGGTCGTGAAGGCCGTAACATACGCGCCATAGAAGCTGCAACTGGTGTAGAAATTATTGTTGATGATACCCCAGAAGCGATTATTCTTTCTTGTTTCGACTCTGTAAGACGTGAAATTGCTAGATTATCACTACATAAATTAGTTACCGACGGTAGAATTCACCCTGCAAGAATTGAAGAAGTGGTGAAGAAGACCAAAAAGCAAATAGAACAAGAAATTATAGAGGTTGGTAAACGTACCATTATAGATTTAGGTATTCATAATCTTCACCCAGAGTTAGTAAAAACTGTAGGGCGTATGAAATACCGCTCATCTTACGGTCAAAATTTATTACAACACTCACGAGAAGTTGCAAAACTATGTGGTGTTATGGCAGCCGAACTTGGCTTGAATCCTAAGCTAGCAAAACGTGCCGGATTGTTACACGATATTGGAAAAGTGCCAGATGCCGAAACCGATATGGAAACACCACACGCTATACTTGGTATGCAATGGGCCGAAAAATATGGTGAAAAAGCCGACGTTTGTAACGCCATTGGAGCGCATCATGACGAAATTGAAATGAAATCGTTACTAGCACCAATAGTTCAAGTGTGCGATGCTATTTCAGGAGCCAGACCAGGAGCCAGACGCCAAGTTTTGGATAGCTATATTCAGCGTTTAAAAGACTTAGAAGACATTGCCTTTGGATTTAACGGCGTAAAGAAAGCTTATGCTATTCAAGCAGGACGTGAATTACGTGTTATTGTAGAAAGTGATAAAGTAGACGATCAAAAAGCGTCGGAATTATCATTTAACATATCGCAAAAAATTCAAACCGATATGACGTATCCGGGACAAGTAAAAATTACAGTAATTCGCGAAACAAGAGCTATTAATATCGCGAAGTAA
- a CDS encoding cell division protein ZapA, protein MSDRLKIKISIANRVYPLTIQPSQEEGLRKAAKKIETMIKQFEQSYSVRDKQDVLAMCALQFASQVEQKTIDKDNASEHVEDKLETLNNILQEHLNS, encoded by the coding sequence ATGTCTGATAGGTTAAAAATTAAAATATCCATAGCGAATAGGGTATATCCTTTAACTATTCAGCCCAGTCAAGAAGAAGGTTTGCGCAAAGCAGCCAAAAAGATTGAAACCATGATTAAACAATTTGAGCAAAGTTATTCCGTTAGAGATAAACAAGATGTACTCGCCATGTGCGCCTTACAATTTGCATCTCAAGTGGAACAAAAAACAATAGATAAAGATAATGCAAGTGAGCATGTTGAAGACAAGTTAGAAACTTTAAATAACATCCTTCAGGAGCATTTAAACTCTTAA